The following is a genomic window from Pedobacter sp. KBS0701.
AATAATAAGCTGGCAATATTTACTTTTTTTAATAAAAAACGACCGGCTAAAACCATTAATGCAATTGCAAGGTATGTCCAAAGTTCCTGAACCAAAAGCATATCTACATACTGTTTGTAAATGGTTGTATAAAGCACTAAATCACTTAAAAATAAACTCAATAACGGAAAAGCGAATGCTTTGAGGTGATCTTTAAAATATGCTCCTCCAAATAAAGCTACCGCTCCTATTGATGAAAAATTGGCAAACTTTAATTCATCAGAGTTGAATGTTACCAGCAAACGTAAAGCCGTTATTGCCAATATCATTAACATCAAAATTAAAGTACGTGGATTAAATTTTAAATGAGACATGCTACTTCTGGTTAATATTTAAGCAAAGTTAAATTTTTATTAGCGGATATTAAAACTTACACCTGTATTAAAGTTA
Proteins encoded in this region:
- a CDS encoding DUF6580 family putative transport protein, translated to MSHLKFNPRTLILMLMILAITALRLLVTFNSDELKFANFSSIGAVALFGGAYFKDHLKAFAFPLLSLFLSDLVLYTTIYKQYVDMLLVQELWTYLAIALMVLAGRFLLKKVNIASLLLSTIVIVFIHWIVSDIGSWYKNPLYTQNINGFIDCLIKAIPFEIRFLEGTVIYAALLFGAFEILKAKYPVLKLQTQEF